The region TCCGAACATACGCCTGATCTGGCGGTTGATTCCTTGGCGCAGTTCCATTTCGTATTTAGTGGTTTCACCCACTTCAGAGACGGTTTTTATCTTTACCGGTGCCAGCAGTTCGTCCTTATCATCGAGGAACATACCGTTTTCCATTATGGAAATCTCTTTGTCCGAAAGCTTTCCGCGTATGGTCACATGATATATTTTCGGCAGGTGCCATTTAGGATGCGTCATACGATTACAGAGTTCACCATCCGTTGTCAGGAGAAGCAGACCTTCGGAATAGAAATCGAGCCGGCCTACTGGAAAAACCCTGCGGCTCACTATTTCAGGTGGCAGCAGATCCATCACGGTCTTGCGGCCCTGGGGATCTTTGGCCGTGGTCACGGTTTCAATGGTTTTGTGCAGCATGATGTAAAGATCTTTGGATTTTTTGTCGTGCTGAACCAGTTGGCCATTGACTTCCACATGGTCATTTTCCGGATCAACTTGAATGCCGGGTGAATCCGCAAGTTGTCCGTTGATTTTCACCTTGCCTCTCTGGACAAGTTCATCAGCTCCGCGGCGGGAAGCCAGCCCGGCAGATGCTATATATTTATTCAATCTGATTGTTGATTTTTCGGTCATATGCCTGTCAAAAGTTATAGGTACACTTGAAGGGTAGAGCCCCTTGAGGCACCTTCTTAAGCTTTAATGACTTTGGTGGCAAGCTGCATGCTGGTAACCACATCAAGCATATTAGTGGTTTCACCGACCTGTTTTTTATCGAGCAGTTTAAAATGATCCAGACAGGTTCCGCAAACGAGTATTGATACGCCGGACTTCTCAAGTTCCTGAAGTTTTTCAAGGCACTTACTGTCTTCGGTGGCGAGTTTTACCGCGCTGTTGACCATTATGATTCTCCAGAGAGAGTCGCCCAGCTCTGGCAGGGTGGAGATGAAATTAAACATAAGCCCGGCGCCCAGCTTATCATCACCGCTTCCGAGAAATTCACTATTCAGAAAAACTAGGGTTTTGCTTCCGACTTCTGCGATTTCTTCATCACTCATGACGTTACACACTTCGCATTCCTGCGCAGAAGTGACGTCGGTGACATCTTTTTTGCCTTTCACGACAAAGGTTCCATCCTTATCTTTGACACTTACTTCGTAACCCTTAGTACCCATGAAACGGGATACATTTTCTTTCGCCGCTTCATTATCCACGATAATTTTGATCTTGGCGGGATTCTCGGATTCGATAGCATTCTTACATTTGAGCACAGGCTGCGGACAGGGCAATCCTTTACAATCTATTTTTATTGACATTTTTTAGGTCTCCTTTTTTAATAATTTTAAAATAACAGTATGCGTTTTGTGGTCAAATCGATTAATTTGATTGTTTTTAGGTTGGGCTATAGAAAAAAACTATCATTGTAGAATAGACACTTGCGATTGATGGAAATGAGAAGTAAGGAAAGAGCGCTGTCAGTATTTAGCAATCATCAAGGAGTCAAATTTGCCCAAAGGCGAAAAATATAGCTATCTGAAAAATAAGCATCTTGTTAAGAGATGTCTTTCATATTTCGGACCTTACAAATTTAAGGTTTTTGTTTCATTTGTTTCTATGGCTGTTGTTGCTGCGGCAACAGCTGCCACCGCGTATCTTATCCAGCCTGCCATGGATGATATTTTCATCAACAAGGACCGCGAGGCATTAATGCTGGTGCCAATCGCCTTTGTGATGGTTATGCTCATAAAAGGTTTATTCCGGTTCCTTCAGAGTTATTTGATGAACAGTGTCGGTTTGCTGGTGCTTGAGCAACTCAGGAACGATTTGTTCAGCAAAATTATCTGTCTGCCGATGGATTTTTTCGAGGAAAGTCAGGTGGGCATGCTCATGTCCCGCATTTTGAACGATGTTATCGAAATAAGAGCCAGTCTGCCTTCATTCATAATGATGATCCGCGAGATATGCACCATTATCTGTCTTATCGGGCTGGTCTTTTATCGTGATGCATATCTGG is a window of Maridesulfovibrio sp. DNA encoding:
- a CDS encoding pseudouridine synthase; the encoded protein is MTEKSTIRLNKYIASAGLASRRGADELVQRGKVKINGQLADSPGIQVDPENDHVEVNGQLVQHDKKSKDLYIMLHKTIETVTTAKDPQGRKTVMDLLPPEIVSRRVFPVGRLDFYSEGLLLLTTDGELCNRMTHPKWHLPKIYHVTIRGKLSDKEISIMENGMFLDDKDELLAPVKIKTVSEVGETTKYEMELRQGINRQIRRMFGEYKKTILRLKRIRQGRIELGKLKPGTWRELSEKELSLLKKDLKIN
- the yedF gene encoding sulfurtransferase-like selenium metabolism protein YedF; the encoded protein is MSIKIDCKGLPCPQPVLKCKNAIESENPAKIKIIVDNEAAKENVSRFMGTKGYEVSVKDKDGTFVVKGKKDVTDVTSAQECEVCNVMSDEEIAEVGSKTLVFLNSEFLGSGDDKLGAGLMFNFISTLPELGDSLWRIIMVNSAVKLATEDSKCLEKLQELEKSGVSILVCGTCLDHFKLLDKKQVGETTNMLDVVTSMQLATKVIKA